A stretch of the Flavobacterium sp. 5 genome encodes the following:
- a CDS encoding family 43 glycosylhydrolase, with protein sequence MKKQLLSIQFFLSVIVGCYAQEKVNVNLVNAGNPVLPGYFADPTIKKFGDTYYIYATTDNEMLASGAPTVWYSKDLKNWYNYIMDIPSFTAKSITNFWAPDIVVGNDGKYYLYFGNCEIGCNIYGYVSDTPIGPWKKLDENDKPVISNGYPREGFPSLDAQFFKDTDGKVYGYWGTWVHYNGGYAVGELNTTTMKDMVNSKNIPLSQTPKPFEAAYMMKKGNKYILMYSGDSCHDETYNVRYSYSNTPYGPFTEGANNPILSTTEDKTTHGPGHHSVLEDGNDSYIVYHKHDYPMTRGGLARQVCIDKMIFENDSTIKKVVPTSKGIGNIVKSNMPENIALSATATASSFYHLQSSEYDYKYEPNFATDDNNATMWKAANNSFPQDLTVDLGSIKAIKRVMTQFEFASYYYQYTLQYSTDGKNWKVYADKSKNQTAGSPMIDDNDISARYLKLTVLATEKSGLYAAVWNIKVYSSLFDIPLQLENKKSSVSPAVVSSHKMLIDLNVNSGKLNSPLTKVPNKGAIGGTFTKNGEVTLEKDNEGIKAIKFSNGSLVLDKPVPKSLAWNGSYTVATWVKNPEIAKEGEILASWCDRNEYNLANSYNALAYNSSHYGAAPHLDGHFDMRYKKLPEQNKWHHIVLTFDGVIEKIYVDGVLDNSQNMMLSSAIDKAKIIIGSSDVGENFSGYMASMQMYDYALNSEEITKSMNNTKPKK encoded by the coding sequence ATGAAAAAGCAACTATTATCAATCCAATTTTTTCTGTCAGTTATTGTCGGTTGTTATGCTCAGGAAAAAGTAAATGTCAACTTAGTCAATGCTGGAAACCCAGTTTTACCAGGTTATTTTGCCGATCCTACAATCAAAAAGTTCGGAGATACTTATTATATCTACGCCACGACCGATAATGAAATGTTAGCGTCTGGAGCACCAACAGTTTGGTATAGTAAGGATTTGAAAAATTGGTACAATTATATCATGGATATTCCTTCATTTACAGCAAAATCGATTACTAATTTTTGGGCACCAGATATTGTAGTAGGAAATGATGGTAAATACTATTTGTATTTTGGAAACTGTGAAATTGGTTGTAATATCTACGGTTATGTATCTGACACACCAATTGGTCCATGGAAAAAATTAGACGAAAATGACAAGCCGGTTATCTCTAATGGATATCCAAGAGAAGGTTTCCCGTCACTAGATGCGCAGTTTTTTAAAGATACCGATGGTAAAGTATATGGCTATTGGGGAACCTGGGTACACTACAATGGCGGATATGCTGTGGGGGAACTCAACACAACCACGATGAAAGATATGGTAAATTCAAAGAATATTCCTTTGAGTCAAACGCCTAAACCTTTTGAAGCGGCTTATATGATGAAAAAGGGCAATAAATATATCTTAATGTATTCTGGAGATTCTTGTCATGACGAGACTTATAATGTTCGATATTCATATTCGAACACTCCTTACGGACCTTTTACCGAAGGTGCTAATAATCCAATTTTGAGTACTACCGAAGACAAAACGACACATGGACCAGGGCATCATTCGGTGTTAGAAGACGGAAATGATTCTTATATCGTTTATCACAAACACGATTACCCAATGACTCGCGGAGGTCTTGCAAGACAAGTGTGTATTGACAAAATGATTTTCGAAAATGATTCGACTATAAAAAAGGTTGTTCCTACTTCAAAAGGAATTGGAAATATAGTAAAATCCAATATGCCGGAAAACATTGCTTTGAGTGCAACTGCAACGGCTTCGTCTTTTTATCATTTGCAATCTTCGGAATACGATTATAAATACGAACCAAATTTTGCTACAGACGACAACAATGCAACCATGTGGAAAGCGGCTAATAATTCTTTTCCACAGGATTTGACTGTAGATTTAGGAAGTATAAAAGCAATAAAAAGGGTGATGACCCAATTTGAATTCGCAAGTTATTACTACCAATATACTTTGCAATATTCAACGGATGGCAAAAATTGGAAAGTGTATGCTGACAAATCAAAGAATCAGACAGCCGGAAGTCCAATGATTGATGATAATGATATTTCGGCACGTTATTTAAAGTTAACAGTTTTGGCTACCGAAAAATCGGGACTTTATGCAGCTGTTTGGAATATAAAAGTATATAGTTCTTTGTTTGATATTCCATTGCAATTAGAAAATAAAAAATCAAGTGTATCTCCAGCAGTTGTAAGTTCTCATAAAATGCTGATTGACCTTAACGTAAATAGCGGAAAATTGAATAGCCCTCTGACCAAAGTACCAAACAAAGGAGCAATTGGAGGAACTTTTACAAAAAACGGTGAAGTAACTTTAGAAAAGGATAATGAAGGAATAAAAGCAATTAAATTTAGCAATGGCTCTTTGGTATTAGACAAACCAGTTCCAAAAAGTTTGGCTTGGAATGGTTCTTACACCGTTGCGACATGGGTAAAGAATCCTGAAATTGCTAAAGAAGGAGAAATTTTAGCATCATGGTGTGATAGAAATGAATATAATCTGGCTAATTCTTATAATGCTTTGGCTTACAATAGTAGTCATTATGGAGCGGCACCGCATTTGGATGGTCATTTTGATATGAGATACAAAAAACTCCCTGAACAAAATAAATGGCACCATATTGTTTTGACTTTTGATGGGGTTATTGAGAAAATTTATGTAGATGGTGTCTTGGATAATTCTCAAAACATGATGTTGTCTTCTGCAATTGATAAAGCTAAAATTATTATTGGATCTTCTGATGTTGGAGAGAATTTCTCAGGATATATGGCTTCCATGCAAATGTATGATTATGCATTAAATAGTGAAGAAATTACAAAAAGTATGAATAATACAAAGCCGAAGAAGTAA
- a CDS encoding glycoside hydrolase family 97 protein translates to MKKRLLILCGVLVSMYHASAQTYEVKSPNGNIQIKVVNSDKISWSASLNGNLIIEKAEAGMDFSSNTDFGSNPKVKSHTIKSESQNIHAIVAHKDSDIKDEYTELSITYQGKYKLNFRAYNDGVAYQFIDEAKEKRDVISEKVSFTFPKGSRSLFPQEESMYSHNERLYLDKALTDIQSKDFCSLPVMFTTDKTKVLFTETALHDYPGLFLKGNGNTTLDSQFPKYVLEAVDKDGRSDRVQTITKEADYIAKTSGDRAFPWRVFMISDDDRTFVESNLTYQLAKPNVLKNTDWIKPGKVAWDWFNANNITGVDFKAGLNTATYKYFIDFASKNKIEYVILDEGWTKSTTQILDFNPAMDVKELIRYGKEKGVGIILWVLWKPLDANLLPILEAYKSWGAKGIKIDYMQRNDQYMVNSYEQIARECAKLELLVDFHGAFKPSGLRRMYPNVMNYEGVLGNENNKWSEEITPEHTVTIPFIRMAAGPMDFTPGSMINKQPKDFAISFKNPMSMGTRAHQVAMYVVYEAPLQMMCESPSIYYKEQQTVDFITQIPTVWEETKVLHGSVGNYIVVARKKANKWYIGGMTDADARELPIDLSFLGEGSFSMEIYADGINVDNNAQDYKIETLEVNKNSKVTAKMASGGGWSAIITKKK, encoded by the coding sequence ATGAAAAAAAGACTACTGATTTTATGTGGAGTATTAGTATCCATGTATCATGCTTCTGCTCAAACGTATGAGGTTAAATCTCCTAATGGAAACATTCAAATTAAAGTTGTCAATTCTGATAAAATTTCATGGTCGGCTTCATTAAATGGAAATCTAATTATTGAAAAAGCCGAAGCCGGGATGGATTTCTCATCAAATACTGACTTTGGGTCAAATCCGAAGGTGAAATCGCATACTATTAAAAGTGAATCTCAAAATATTCATGCTATAGTTGCTCATAAAGATTCAGACATAAAAGATGAATATACAGAGCTTTCGATTACGTATCAAGGAAAATATAAACTAAACTTCCGTGCGTATAACGATGGTGTAGCGTATCAGTTTATTGATGAAGCTAAAGAGAAACGTGATGTGATTTCAGAAAAAGTTTCTTTTACTTTTCCAAAGGGTTCACGTTCTTTATTTCCTCAGGAAGAATCAATGTATTCGCATAACGAAAGACTTTATTTAGACAAAGCATTAACTGATATTCAATCGAAAGATTTTTGCAGTTTGCCAGTTATGTTTACTACAGATAAAACCAAAGTTTTGTTTACAGAAACCGCTCTTCACGATTATCCAGGCTTGTTTTTAAAAGGAAACGGAAATACAACTTTAGATTCACAGTTTCCAAAATATGTTTTAGAAGCAGTTGATAAAGATGGAAGATCAGACCGTGTACAAACCATCACAAAAGAAGCCGATTATATTGCTAAAACATCAGGTGACAGAGCTTTTCCTTGGCGTGTATTTATGATAAGTGATGATGATCGCACATTCGTAGAAAGTAATTTAACATACCAATTAGCAAAACCAAATGTTCTAAAAAACACTGATTGGATAAAACCTGGAAAAGTAGCATGGGATTGGTTTAATGCTAACAATATTACGGGTGTTGATTTTAAAGCAGGATTAAATACAGCAACCTATAAATACTTTATTGATTTTGCTTCAAAAAATAAAATAGAATATGTAATTCTTGATGAAGGTTGGACAAAATCTACAACTCAAATTCTAGATTTCAATCCTGCAATGGATGTGAAAGAATTGATTCGATACGGAAAAGAAAAAGGCGTTGGAATAATTCTTTGGGTACTTTGGAAACCATTAGATGCTAATTTATTGCCAATTCTTGAAGCTTACAAAAGTTGGGGAGCCAAAGGAATTAAAATTGATTACATGCAACGTAATGACCAATATATGGTCAATTCTTATGAGCAAATTGCCAGAGAATGTGCCAAATTGGAACTATTAGTAGATTTTCATGGAGCATTCAAACCTTCAGGATTGCGTCGTATGTATCCAAATGTTATGAACTACGAAGGGGTTCTAGGGAATGAAAATAATAAATGGAGTGAAGAAATAACTCCTGAGCATACCGTAACGATTCCGTTTATTCGTATGGCTGCTGGACCAATGGATTTTACGCCCGGTTCTATGATAAATAAGCAACCAAAGGATTTTGCTATTAGTTTTAAAAACCCAATGAGCATGGGTACGCGTGCGCATCAAGTAGCCATGTATGTAGTGTATGAAGCGCCTTTGCAAATGATGTGTGAGTCTCCTTCAATTTATTATAAAGAACAACAAACTGTTGATTTTATTACACAAATTCCAACCGTTTGGGAGGAAACAAAAGTACTTCACGGTTCTGTTGGGAATTATATTGTGGTTGCTAGGAAAAAAGCAAATAAATGGTACATCGGCGGAATGACTGATGCCGATGCAAGAGAATTGCCTATAGATCTTTCTTTCCTTGGTGAAGGCAGTTTTTCAATGGAAATATATGCTGACGGTATTAATGTTGACAACAATGCGCAAGATTATAAAATAGAAACTTTAGAAGTAAATAAAAATTCTAAAGTAACTGCAAAAATGGCTTCAGGAGGTGGTTGGTCTGCAATTATCACCAAAAAGAAATAA
- a CDS encoding beta-L-arabinofuranosidase domain-containing protein, translating to MKMHKLIICAMLGFGSMNSTALWAQDGDQILDGIGETGLIARYVFDGDVKDWSRNNLHGTILESNMKFINDEQFGKVLSLSADSKGFVALPSEAFAGEESLSISGWIYLRAEQSGQHFFDFGKNAKTHFFVAPTGNKKDTGFHTEIAIQTGKKYETNSPNLEANKWYHIVVVIDIPSKTLSTYVNGTLVSSAKNMELNLEQLFDANTPKNNMLYIGKSFLAEDPYLDAKLHDFRLYRVPLNEKQIAKIYHNTLDDGYEEEEAEQPVGDLEKFPSTTPQLYNQYLTSVTDVKVQTVVGTLPRLPRYMKGVYKNGIVGPEVRVIWPAPTDNISVLKAGQYTVTGKIAGTDLKPNALVIVKEGKDAATPELKLAAFNLDEVSLNADLHGHNTKFIENRDKFIKTLAKTNPDSFLYMFRNAFGQEQPKGAEALGVWDTQDTKLRGHATGHYLTAIAQAYASTGYDKALQDNFAAKMEYMVNTLYQLEQMSGQPKVAGGPSVSDPTAVPFGPGKTEYDSDLSNEGLRTDYWNWGKGFISAYPPDQFIMLEKGAKYGGQKTQIWAPYYTLHKILAGLLDVYEVSGNKKALETAEGMGSWVHARMSKLPTETLIRMWNTYIAGEFGGMNEAMARLYRITNEKQYLEVAQIFDNIKVFYGDAKHSNGLAKNVDTFRGLHANQHIPQIMGALEMYHDSNTPDYYRIADNFWFKTTNDYMYSIGGVAGASNPANAECFISQPATIYENGFSAGGQNETCATYNMLKLTSNLFLYEQRGELMDYYERGLYNDILASVAENTPANTYHIPLRPGSVKQFGNAKMNGFTCCNGTALESSTKFQNSIYFKSIDNKALYVNLYVPSTLKWAEKNVTIEQTTSFPNEDHTLLTIKGEGKFDVNVRVPSWATKGFFVKINGKDVKVKAVPGSYLTLNNKWKNGDTIELRMPFQFHLDPVMDQQNVASLFYGPILLAAQEKEPLKEWRKVTLDAKDISKTITGNPEKLEFAIDGVVFKPFYNTYGRHSVYLDVTLKE from the coding sequence ATGAAGATGCATAAACTTATTATCTGCGCTATGTTGGGTTTTGGTTCCATGAATTCAACAGCTCTTTGGGCACAAGATGGGGATCAGATTTTAGATGGTATTGGAGAAACTGGACTGATTGCCCGCTATGTTTTTGATGGTGATGTAAAAGATTGGTCGAGAAATAATCTGCACGGTACTATATTGGAATCAAATATGAAATTCATAAATGATGAGCAGTTTGGTAAAGTACTTTCATTGTCGGCAGATAGTAAAGGTTTTGTTGCATTGCCGAGCGAAGCTTTTGCAGGAGAAGAATCATTAAGCATATCTGGATGGATTTATTTGCGTGCTGAACAAAGCGGTCAACATTTTTTTGATTTTGGAAAAAATGCTAAGACACATTTTTTTGTAGCTCCAACAGGTAATAAAAAAGACACTGGTTTTCATACTGAAATTGCTATACAAACAGGAAAAAAATATGAAACCAATTCTCCAAATTTAGAAGCTAATAAATGGTATCATATAGTTGTTGTTATTGATATCCCTTCTAAAACATTGAGTACTTATGTAAATGGTACTTTAGTAAGTTCAGCAAAGAACATGGAACTTAATTTAGAACAATTATTTGATGCGAATACTCCTAAAAATAACATGCTTTATATTGGAAAATCATTTTTGGCTGAAGATCCCTATTTAGATGCAAAATTACATGATTTTAGGTTGTATAGAGTTCCTTTAAATGAAAAGCAAATAGCGAAAATTTATCATAACACTTTAGATGATGGGTATGAGGAAGAAGAAGCAGAACAGCCAGTTGGTGATTTAGAAAAATTTCCAAGTACAACTCCTCAACTATACAATCAATATCTGACTAGTGTTACTGACGTAAAAGTGCAAACGGTAGTAGGAACTCTTCCAAGATTACCACGTTATATGAAAGGTGTTTATAAAAATGGAATTGTAGGGCCAGAGGTACGAGTGATTTGGCCAGCTCCAACAGATAATATTTCAGTGCTTAAAGCTGGACAATATACTGTAACTGGAAAGATTGCAGGTACAGACTTAAAACCAAATGCTTTAGTGATAGTAAAAGAAGGTAAAGATGCTGCGACACCAGAACTTAAACTTGCAGCCTTTAATTTGGATGAGGTGTCATTAAATGCTGATCTTCATGGACACAATACGAAGTTTATTGAAAATCGTGATAAGTTTATAAAAACGCTTGCTAAGACAAATCCGGATTCTTTTCTTTATATGTTTCGCAATGCTTTTGGACAAGAACAGCCAAAAGGAGCAGAAGCCTTGGGAGTATGGGATACTCAGGACACTAAATTACGCGGGCATGCTACCGGACATTATTTAACAGCTATTGCTCAGGCATATGCAAGTACAGGTTATGATAAAGCTTTGCAAGACAATTTTGCTGCTAAGATGGAGTATATGGTAAATACACTTTACCAATTGGAACAAATGTCTGGACAACCAAAAGTGGCTGGAGGTCCTTCTGTTTCAGATCCTACAGCAGTGCCTTTTGGACCAGGTAAAACTGAATATGATTCAGATTTGAGCAACGAAGGACTTCGTACCGATTATTGGAATTGGGGAAAAGGATTTATTAGTGCTTATCCACCAGATCAATTCATCATGTTAGAAAAAGGTGCAAAATATGGAGGTCAAAAAACACAAATTTGGGCACCGTACTATACTTTACATAAAATACTTGCTGGTTTGCTAGATGTTTATGAAGTAAGTGGTAATAAAAAGGCTCTTGAAACTGCAGAAGGTATGGGAAGCTGGGTACACGCTCGCATGAGTAAGTTGCCAACGGAGACACTAATTCGTATGTGGAACACTTATATTGCGGGTGAATTTGGTGGAATGAATGAAGCTATGGCTCGCCTTTACAGAATAACAAATGAGAAACAATATCTGGAAGTTGCTCAAATATTCGATAACATCAAAGTGTTTTATGGCGATGCAAAACATTCGAACGGTTTGGCTAAAAATGTAGATACTTTCCGCGGATTACATGCTAATCAACACATCCCGCAAATTATGGGAGCTCTTGAAATGTATCATGATTCGAATACTCCTGATTATTACCGTATTGCCGATAATTTTTGGTTCAAAACTACAAACGATTATATGTACAGTATCGGAGGAGTTGCCGGAGCAAGTAATCCTGCAAATGCAGAATGTTTTATCAGCCAGCCAGCAACAATTTATGAAAACGGTTTTTCTGCAGGAGGACAAAACGAAACTTGTGCAACTTATAACATGTTGAAATTAACAAGCAATCTGTTTCTTTATGAGCAACGTGGCGAATTGATGGATTACTACGAGCGTGGTTTGTACAATGATATTCTTGCTTCAGTAGCTGAGAATACACCTGCGAATACCTATCATATTCCGTTGCGACCAGGTTCAGTAAAACAATTTGGTAATGCAAAAATGAATGGTTTTACGTGTTGTAATGGTACAGCTTTAGAAAGTAGTACAAAATTTCAAAATTCTATTTATTTCAAAAGTATTGATAACAAGGCTTTATACGTAAATCTTTATGTACCATCTACTTTAAAATGGGCTGAAAAGAATGTTACTATAGAGCAAACAACTTCTTTTCCAAACGAAGATCATACACTTTTGACAATCAAAGGAGAAGGAAAGTTTGATGTTAATGTACGTGTACCTTCTTGGGCAACCAAAGGATTTTTTGTAAAAATAAATGGTAAGGATGTAAAAGTTAAGGCTGTTCCAGGAAGCTATCTTACTTTAAATAATAAATGGAAAAACGGTGACACAATAGAGTTGCGTATGCCATTTCAATTTCATCTTGATCCTGTAATGGACCAACAAAATGTGGCAAGTTTATTTTACGGACCAATATTGCTAGCTGCTCAGGAAAAAGAGCCGCTTAAAGAATGGAGAAAAGTAACATTAGATGCTAAAGATATAAGTAAAACAATAACAGGAAATCCTGAGAAGTTAGAATTTGCTATCGATGGAGTGGTGTTTAAGCCTTTTTATAATACCTACGGGCGCCATTCGGTTTATTTAGATGTTACTCTAAAAGAATAG
- a CDS encoding DUF5695 domain-containing protein, translating into MRNLKYKIGSVLFLASTMGIQAQDYWSRIEKKESTLGIAEIYQKFSTPTFQLKLVKASQTVAGLRSNKNLNFDFTPSDRLEIRDKDGLYHLGDINLRIKEANAAWKSYSTATKRGAITPLATSQNVLAGADLANTLPADIPVTVKRYYETKGNDLVLRFVITNKSANNIEIGALGIPMVFNNILEGKSLNETHAQNVFFDPYIGMDAGYLEVKRLSGEGPALVVMPEENMPFEAYRPLNDDPTPRSIVFEGFHEWMAYSKAYGDNEWKGVTQWNNPTSLVLKPNESKSFALKLALSEGIEDIQNTLVKEEVPVATSIPGYVIPQDISSQLFLNYKSDVSSFEVEPKGALQIKEAGKTARGLKKYTVHGVKWGNARLTINYKNGTRQTINYKVIKPENEVVKDFGHFLTTAQWFDQPDPIFKRNPSVISYDYETKKQLTQDSRAWVAGLSDEGGAGGWLAAIMKQHIQPDKEEIKKLEQFIDKTLWGNIQYSEGKNKYGVKKSVFYYEPDSLPKGTYSKDIDYSTWAAWKHKDANDPGRSYNYPHVAAAYWTMYRLARYNKGLVDSKTWDWYLKQAYYTSIAMVEQAPYYAQFGQMEGSVFLLILEDLKNENFTDLSSNLEAKMKDRANHWRALEYPFGSEMPWDSTGQEEVYMWSDYFGYDEKADITLNAILAYMPTMPHWAYNGNARRYWDFLYGGKLSRVERQIHHYGSSLNAIPVLRQYRKKSDDLYLLKVGYGGLLGGISNITEDGFGPAAFHSYPTELRIDYISGDYGSGFYGYAVNTATYITKEEDLGWLAFGGNVTTKGDLVDVKITTAAKSKVFITPKQLWLTLDAGTFEKVTYNTKTDEVEITLNSANEFTPNAYLRVNKDIELPYTKVRGAYEIPLQKKSIQIKLKQK; encoded by the coding sequence ATGCGAAATTTAAAATATAAAATTGGATCAGTACTGTTTTTGGCAAGTACAATGGGTATCCAAGCTCAAGATTATTGGAGTAGAATTGAAAAGAAAGAATCTACTTTGGGTATTGCAGAGATTTATCAAAAATTTAGCACTCCTACTTTTCAATTAAAATTAGTAAAAGCATCACAAACAGTTGCTGGTTTAAGATCAAATAAAAATTTGAATTTTGATTTTACGCCTAGTGACAGACTTGAGATCAGAGACAAAGATGGATTGTATCATTTAGGTGATATTAATTTAAGAATTAAAGAAGCTAATGCCGCTTGGAAAAGCTATTCAACAGCTACAAAACGTGGTGCAATTACTCCTTTAGCTACATCTCAAAATGTATTAGCAGGAGCAGATTTGGCTAATACATTGCCTGCTGATATTCCAGTTACGGTTAAGAGATATTATGAAACGAAAGGAAATGATTTAGTATTAAGATTTGTAATTACTAATAAATCTGCAAATAATATTGAAATTGGAGCTTTAGGTATTCCTATGGTTTTTAATAATATTTTAGAAGGAAAATCTCTGAATGAAACGCATGCACAAAATGTGTTCTTCGATCCGTATATCGGAATGGATGCCGGATATTTAGAGGTAAAAAGATTAAGCGGTGAAGGACCTGCATTAGTAGTTATGCCAGAAGAGAATATGCCTTTTGAAGCGTATCGTCCTTTAAACGATGATCCAACTCCAAGAAGTATTGTTTTTGAAGGTTTCCATGAATGGATGGCATATAGCAAAGCTTACGGAGATAATGAATGGAAAGGGGTAACGCAATGGAATAACCCAACATCATTAGTTTTAAAACCTAACGAATCTAAAAGTTTTGCTCTAAAATTGGCATTGTCTGAAGGAATTGAGGATATTCAGAATACGCTTGTAAAAGAAGAAGTTCCTGTAGCAACAAGCATTCCGGGGTATGTAATTCCGCAAGATATTAGTTCACAATTATTTTTAAACTATAAAAGTGATGTCAGTTCATTTGAGGTTGAACCAAAAGGAGCGCTTCAAATTAAAGAAGCTGGAAAAACTGCCAGAGGTTTAAAAAAATATACTGTACATGGTGTAAAATGGGGTAACGCTAGATTAACCATCAATTATAAAAATGGTACAAGACAAACTATAAATTATAAAGTTATTAAACCTGAAAATGAAGTTGTTAAAGATTTTGGTCATTTCTTAACTACGGCACAATGGTTTGATCAACCCGATCCAATTTTTAAAAGAAATCCTTCGGTAATTAGTTACGATTACGAAACTAAAAAGCAATTAACACAAGATAGCAGAGCGTGGGTTGCAGGTTTGAGTGATGAAGGTGGAGCAGGAGGCTGGTTAGCAGCTATTATGAAACAGCATATTCAGCCAGATAAAGAAGAAATTAAAAAATTAGAACAATTTATTGATAAAACGCTTTGGGGAAATATTCAATATAGCGAAGGGAAAAATAAATATGGCGTTAAGAAAAGTGTCTTTTATTATGAGCCAGATTCTTTGCCTAAAGGAACTTATAGTAAAGATATAGATTATTCTACTTGGGCAGCTTGGAAGCATAAAGACGCAAACGATCCGGGAAGATCTTATAATTATCCTCACGTTGCTGCCGCTTATTGGACAATGTACCGTTTAGCAAGATATAATAAAGGCTTGGTTGATAGTAAAACTTGGGATTGGTATTTAAAACAAGCGTACTATACATCAATTGCAATGGTTGAACAAGCTCCATATTATGCGCAGTTTGGTCAAATGGAAGGTTCTGTATTTTTATTAATCTTAGAAGATTTGAAAAATGAAAATTTCACCGATTTGTCTTCTAATTTAGAAGCGAAGATGAAAGACAGAGCGAATCATTGGAGAGCATTAGAATATCCTTTTGGAAGTGAAATGCCATGGGATTCTACTGGTCAGGAAGAAGTTTATATGTGGTCTGATTATTTTGGTTATGATGAAAAAGCAGATATTACTTTAAATGCTATTTTGGCTTATATGCCAACAATGCCACACTGGGCTTATAACGGAAATGCCCGTAGATATTGGGATTTCTTATATGGTGGAAAATTATCAAGAGTAGAACGTCAGATTCATCATTATGGTTCTTCATTAAATGCAATACCAGTTTTAAGACAATACAGAAAAAAATCTGATGATTTATATTTATTGAAAGTAGGATATGGAGGTCTTTTAGGAGGTATTTCAAACATTACCGAAGATGGATTTGGTCCGGCAGCATTTCACTCTTATCCAACAGAATTAAGAATTGACTACATATCTGGAGATTATGGTTCAGGTTTTTATGGTTATGCTGTAAATACTGCTACTTATATTACTAAAGAAGAGGATTTAGGATGGTTAGCTTTTGGAGGAAATGTAACTACAAAAGGCGATTTAGTTGATGTGAAAATAACAACGGCTGCAAAATCTAAAGTGTTCATCACTCCAAAACAATTATGGTTAACATTAGACGCGGGAACTTTCGAAAAAGTGACTTATAATACTAAAACTGATGAGGTAGAAATCACCTTGAACTCCGCCAATGAGTTTACTCCAAATGCGTATTTAAGAGTAAATAAAGACATTGAATTGCCTTATACTAAAGTAAGAGGAGCATACGAAATACCTTTGCAAAAGAAAAGTATTCAAATAAAATTAAAGCAAAAATAA